Proteins encoded together in one Planctopirus ephydatiae window:
- a CDS encoding type I polyketide synthase: MARSTMSYLATTPQHSGTAQEPIAVIGLSCLFPEAASAEEFWSNIRRGVDCIREIPETHWNIDDYFHADPKSPDRTYARRGGFLKAVDFDPLEFGISPNNLEAIDTSQLLGLVAAKRALDNAGYGQERAFNRSRVSCILGVTGTLEMVIPLGARLGHPHWKRALEEAGVAPSVAQDVIERISAAYVPWQENSFPGLLGNVVAGRIANKLDLWGTNCVVDAACASSLSALHLALLELQAGRSDMVLTGGVDTFNDIFMYMCFSKTPALSPTGDARPFSQNSDGTMLGEGVGLIVLKRLADAKRDGDRVLGVIRSVGTSSDGKGTAVYAPKAEGQIRCLEDAYQQAGISPHEIDLVEAHGTGTKVGDATEIKGLTTIFEAAARTVAGEEKSAWCAVGSVKSQVGHTKAAAGIASLIKVLLALHHEVLPPTIKVDQPADALRSNSGDRQSPFYVNIQSRPWLPGLNRKRRAGVSAFGFGGSNFHCVMEEAPAECRPPRQPGWDGQIQLLTFSGPDEDQLIRTINEFLAQVCRSPKTIRKLASQLRSQFRAQDLCRLTMVADLSSTDWQTLATRAIEQIVRTRQSPLEATVQWTLPEGVAYSRGFATGSIGLLFPGQGSQYPGMLRDLACLFPEMRDVLAAANHAFVDAPRTGNRAFSWALSDAIYPVNVWNDEARALAITRLKATDVAQPALGAVSLGGWRVLQRFGIRPTAVAGHSYGELTALCAAGRFSPEELYRLSMLRGQLMAEGELQPGGMLAIHASSEVVEQALRELNLELVIANHNSPSQVVISGRLDQITRAGELLGQRNLRGKQLAVAAAFHSPLVAQAAHKFRPALEQIPFHGGSIPVYANSSAKVYPQEADAARELLASQLARPVHFVDEIRAMYQSGVRTFIEVGPGHVLTGLVSSILSGQPHQALALDSSQGRRRGEWDLAWLLGQLAVSGHDLQLAHWDAPTLWSNHHLPEPREGTIPICGANYTRPKPPLPVKMKVPEPVQIPASSSDLLRANLTDVIRPTPQGPCEVVNSHASLVSAESSRPPEGYSNAAELSSTAASLNSSAFGLNSSEELIIANAPAHNAQIRQTLPLNYPVQIKDSSPVASYLETLQAIQQQTALAHQTFLAQQQQALQLLTQLIQHVPAASPNGSMTSPATQALAAPLPPAMPPIVIPAGPATTISAIPPVAVLPSAPPMITPAQPVVSAVVPAAVPVPVPAPVPVVAPPAGKTNSELAASLLEVVSEKTGYPKEMLQLKMSLDHDLGIDSIKRVEILSAMQERFPNLPAVSPEQLGSLQTLADVVAAYPQSTTGTAPAVAQIPQDLAPQEPTSSRSQTSSVGESNGLAASLLEVVAEKTGYPKEMLQLRMSLDHDLGIDSIKRVEILSAMQERFPNLPVVSPEQLGSLQTLADVVAAYPETTAAGAPENTHELKKNTSSDALGSSGLIVESTHKEKELPPTAIAGSTKAMPREVRFPEPHTLQRGLLKTVAIAPAGERRTKDRFRHEVWITDDGLGESGLSRALSSALINQGIASRIVPQTATLQGAPAVNIPDILSGLIILPSAAAQDPLINLWQNLEWLQQVSSALRKDITSGERRLLGGVVRLNGHFGVLDANAPGHIVSPESGGLTGLIKTARHEWPEVTARVFDIGQLPPSEAAPQLVEELLATGPLETGIAQFPGGSPVEVQVEWNTLDVQAASAQAIPVLTTGDLVVVSGGARGVTMEAALETGKALGTTMVLLGRTPPPELSATTNGNDQPLTEIEFRQQIMSENPVGWTPRMVADEARLRLAQQELRTNLHRFAKAGVRAVYRQLDVSNPSSVRQVLAEIVASMGPIRGLIHGAGVIADARIERKTREQFEDVMRVKVQGLKHLLAAIDPSQLRMLGLFSSFTGRYGRTGQADYAIANEILNKQARAWAAQHPECHVTSWNWGPWDGGMVNDQLRAIFAKEQVGLIPLREGASIFASEYCQSTERPVEIVVLAPVQPTAAASLVESETPIEKTKPVVASRQGFDRLLSVNDHPFLDDHVIGGKAVLPLAIMLEWIAHGAAHLSPGMALSGFENVKVMKGVRLSSHELAQLKVQLEPFAEADSPRHTSGWVQPWHARLNSEATGRTLLHATADVIMTGQTIDPPPLTTTNELRGDSFDRSILPADLYQEWLFHGPLMQGIEQVLTCNEQQVSVISRVAEAPRLWMHKPHRHSWLIDPLVLDVVFQMAIVWAWQQRGMPSLPTGIRRIELLQRKWPAEGVIVTCRIKKATAHVVSMDGEILNRQGQILARLEGVDSLMDASLKPAFAARSLSHGQLLNR; the protein is encoded by the coding sequence ATGGCTCGTTCGACAATGTCTTACCTTGCGACCACACCACAGCACTCTGGCACGGCTCAAGAACCGATTGCGGTCATCGGTCTTTCGTGTCTGTTTCCGGAAGCGGCCAGCGCAGAGGAGTTCTGGTCAAATATCCGGCGTGGTGTCGACTGCATTCGCGAGATTCCCGAGACACACTGGAATATCGACGACTATTTCCATGCCGACCCGAAATCTCCTGATCGAACCTACGCCCGCAGGGGGGGATTTTTGAAGGCCGTCGATTTCGACCCTCTCGAATTCGGCATCTCACCTAACAATCTCGAAGCGATTGATACCTCCCAGCTGTTGGGGTTGGTGGCCGCCAAAAGAGCGCTGGATAACGCAGGTTACGGGCAGGAACGCGCTTTCAACAGATCGCGGGTTTCGTGCATTCTCGGAGTCACCGGTACTCTCGAAATGGTCATTCCACTGGGTGCTCGACTGGGGCATCCGCACTGGAAACGAGCTCTCGAAGAAGCGGGAGTGGCCCCCTCGGTGGCACAGGATGTCATCGAGCGCATCTCGGCAGCGTATGTCCCCTGGCAGGAAAACTCGTTCCCCGGACTATTGGGAAATGTTGTTGCCGGTCGTATTGCCAATAAGCTCGACTTGTGGGGCACAAACTGCGTGGTCGATGCTGCCTGCGCCAGTTCATTAAGCGCGTTACACCTGGCTCTGCTCGAACTGCAGGCGGGGCGAAGCGATATGGTGCTCACTGGAGGTGTCGATACCTTCAATGACATCTTCATGTACATGTGCTTCAGCAAAACACCGGCACTCTCTCCGACAGGAGATGCCCGGCCATTCAGCCAGAACTCAGACGGCACAATGCTGGGTGAAGGTGTCGGGCTGATTGTCCTCAAGCGACTGGCCGATGCAAAACGGGATGGCGACCGCGTTCTGGGTGTCATTCGAAGTGTGGGGACATCCAGTGATGGCAAAGGGACTGCGGTCTATGCTCCCAAAGCCGAAGGCCAGATTCGCTGCCTGGAAGATGCATATCAGCAGGCCGGGATTTCTCCTCATGAAATCGATCTGGTGGAAGCTCACGGGACGGGAACAAAAGTTGGCGATGCCACCGAAATCAAAGGCCTGACGACGATCTTTGAGGCCGCTGCCAGAACAGTTGCCGGTGAGGAGAAAAGTGCCTGGTGTGCTGTCGGCTCCGTTAAGTCGCAGGTCGGTCACACCAAAGCGGCTGCCGGCATTGCCAGTCTGATCAAAGTGCTCCTCGCACTTCACCACGAGGTCCTGCCCCCGACAATTAAAGTCGATCAACCGGCTGATGCTCTCCGCTCCAATTCCGGCGATCGTCAAAGCCCTTTCTATGTCAATATCCAAAGCCGCCCTTGGCTGCCAGGCCTGAATCGCAAGCGGCGGGCAGGAGTCAGTGCGTTTGGCTTTGGCGGAAGTAACTTTCACTGTGTGATGGAAGAAGCACCGGCTGAATGCCGTCCGCCACGCCAACCGGGCTGGGATGGTCAGATTCAACTGCTCACGTTCAGTGGCCCCGATGAAGATCAACTCATTCGAACGATCAATGAGTTTCTCGCGCAGGTTTGTCGTTCACCAAAGACCATTCGCAAGCTTGCCTCACAATTGCGAAGCCAGTTTCGCGCTCAGGATCTCTGCCGACTGACAATGGTGGCTGATCTTTCCTCGACCGACTGGCAAACACTGGCAACACGAGCGATTGAGCAGATTGTCCGCACTCGGCAGTCTCCTCTCGAAGCAACTGTGCAATGGACACTTCCTGAAGGAGTTGCCTATTCGCGAGGATTCGCCACCGGATCGATCGGACTTTTATTCCCCGGACAGGGATCACAGTATCCGGGAATGCTCCGCGATCTGGCTTGTCTTTTTCCCGAAATGCGGGATGTGCTGGCTGCTGCCAACCATGCTTTTGTGGATGCACCTCGAACTGGAAATCGGGCCTTTTCCTGGGCTTTATCGGACGCGATTTACCCCGTCAACGTCTGGAATGACGAAGCGCGTGCTTTGGCCATTACCCGGCTGAAAGCCACGGATGTCGCACAGCCTGCCTTAGGTGCCGTCAGCCTGGGGGGCTGGAGAGTTCTTCAACGGTTTGGCATTCGACCGACCGCTGTAGCTGGGCATAGCTATGGGGAATTGACCGCTTTGTGTGCTGCGGGCCGATTTTCGCCTGAAGAGCTCTATCGACTCAGTATGCTACGCGGGCAACTGATGGCGGAAGGAGAACTTCAACCCGGTGGCATGCTCGCAATCCATGCTTCAAGTGAAGTTGTCGAGCAGGCACTTCGCGAATTGAATCTCGAACTGGTGATTGCCAACCACAACAGCCCTTCTCAGGTGGTGATCTCGGGTCGGCTGGATCAGATTACCCGGGCTGGTGAACTGCTGGGCCAGCGGAATCTGCGTGGCAAACAACTGGCGGTGGCTGCGGCATTCCATAGCCCGCTGGTCGCACAGGCGGCCCACAAATTCCGTCCTGCACTCGAACAGATTCCCTTTCATGGCGGATCGATTCCTGTTTACGCCAATTCCTCGGCCAAAGTCTATCCACAGGAAGCAGACGCTGCCCGCGAACTGCTGGCCAGTCAGCTGGCCAGGCCTGTCCATTTTGTGGATGAGATTCGTGCTATGTATCAGTCAGGGGTGCGCACATTTATCGAAGTGGGCCCCGGCCACGTGTTGACGGGGCTGGTCTCTTCGATCCTGAGTGGGCAACCTCATCAGGCTCTGGCACTCGACAGTTCACAAGGACGCCGACGAGGTGAATGGGATCTGGCCTGGTTACTGGGCCAACTGGCTGTGAGTGGTCACGATCTTCAACTCGCCCACTGGGATGCCCCCACGCTCTGGAGCAATCACCATCTTCCCGAACCACGGGAAGGCACCATTCCGATCTGTGGTGCCAACTACACCAGACCCAAGCCACCTCTACCTGTCAAAATGAAGGTACCTGAGCCTGTTCAAATCCCGGCATCGAGCTCTGACCTGCTGAGAGCCAACTTGACCGATGTCATTCGTCCGACGCCTCAAGGTCCATGTGAAGTCGTGAATTCACACGCTTCATTAGTATCAGCAGAGTCATCGAGGCCACCCGAGGGATATTCAAATGCTGCCGAACTTTCATCGACAGCCGCTTCATTGAACTCATCAGCGTTTGGATTGAACTCCTCCGAAGAGCTTATCATTGCTAACGCCCCAGCGCACAACGCTCAGATTAGGCAAACGCTTCCGCTAAATTATCCCGTTCAGATCAAGGATTCTTCCCCCGTGGCATCCTACCTTGAGACACTGCAGGCCATTCAGCAGCAGACCGCTCTGGCACATCAGACATTTCTCGCGCAGCAGCAGCAGGCTTTACAGTTGTTGACACAACTCATTCAGCATGTGCCAGCCGCCAGCCCCAATGGTTCAATGACCAGCCCTGCGACCCAGGCACTGGCAGCACCTCTGCCACCGGCAATGCCACCCATAGTGATACCTGCGGGGCCCGCCACAACGATCTCGGCTATACCGCCAGTCGCCGTCTTGCCATCGGCCCCACCCATGATCACACCCGCCCAACCTGTGGTCTCAGCAGTGGTACCAGCAGCAGTGCCAGTCCCGGTACCAGCTCCGGTGCCAGTTGTGGCACCTCCAGCCGGAAAGACGAACTCCGAACTGGCAGCATCACTTTTGGAAGTGGTCTCTGAAAAGACGGGTTATCCCAAGGAGATGCTGCAACTGAAGATGAGTCTTGATCATGATCTGGGAATCGATTCGATCAAGCGGGTCGAAATTCTCAGTGCCATGCAGGAACGTTTCCCGAACCTGCCCGCCGTGTCTCCAGAACAACTCGGCTCGCTCCAGACTCTTGCCGATGTCGTCGCAGCCTATCCGCAATCGACAACAGGTACTGCACCAGCAGTCGCACAGATTCCTCAGGATCTAGCCCCACAAGAGCCGACATCCAGCCGATCGCAGACGAGTTCTGTCGGTGAGTCCAACGGTCTGGCAGCCTCACTATTAGAAGTGGTCGCCGAAAAAACAGGCTATCCCAAGGAGATGCTGCAACTGCGGATGAGTCTTGATCACGACCTGGGGATCGATTCGATCAAGCGTGTCGAGATTCTCAGTGCCATGCAGGAACGTTTCCCGAACCTCCCTGTCGTGTCTCCAGAACAGCTTGGCTCGCTTCAGACTCTCGCCGATGTCGTCGCGGCCTACCCGGAGACCACTGCTGCAGGCGCTCCAGAAAATACGCATGAGTTAAAAAAAAACACTTCATCTGATGCACTAGGCTCATCCGGACTCATTGTTGAATCCACTCACAAAGAGAAAGAGCTTCCCCCGACTGCCATTGCTGGCAGCACAAAGGCCATGCCTCGTGAGGTTCGCTTCCCGGAACCACACACACTCCAGCGTGGCCTTCTGAAAACAGTGGCCATTGCTCCGGCTGGCGAACGCCGCACGAAGGATCGGTTCCGGCACGAAGTCTGGATCACTGATGATGGCCTCGGAGAGAGCGGTCTTTCCCGGGCACTTTCCAGTGCTCTGATCAACCAGGGCATAGCCTCTCGAATAGTGCCTCAGACAGCCACCTTACAGGGGGCGCCTGCGGTGAACATTCCCGATATTCTGAGCGGCTTGATCATACTCCCCAGTGCAGCGGCCCAGGATCCATTGATCAACCTGTGGCAGAACCTCGAATGGCTGCAACAGGTCTCGTCGGCACTTCGCAAAGACATCACTTCAGGTGAAAGACGTTTATTGGGCGGAGTTGTCCGTCTCAATGGCCACTTCGGAGTTTTGGATGCCAACGCTCCTGGCCACATCGTCTCTCCCGAATCTGGCGGGTTGACGGGGCTGATCAAAACCGCCCGGCACGAATGGCCCGAAGTCACTGCGAGAGTGTTCGACATCGGACAACTCCCCCCCTCAGAGGCTGCACCGCAGCTTGTCGAGGAACTTTTGGCGACTGGCCCCCTCGAAACAGGGATCGCGCAGTTTCCGGGAGGATCTCCCGTAGAAGTTCAGGTGGAATGGAACACGCTTGATGTTCAGGCCGCATCTGCCCAGGCGATCCCAGTCCTGACTACTGGCGATCTCGTCGTTGTCTCAGGTGGTGCCCGCGGCGTGACGATGGAAGCCGCCCTTGAAACCGGCAAAGCCCTGGGGACAACCATGGTGCTATTGGGGCGAACTCCGCCTCCTGAACTTTCTGCGACGACCAACGGGAATGATCAACCACTGACGGAAATCGAATTTCGTCAACAGATCATGAGCGAAAATCCCGTCGGCTGGACACCTCGAATGGTCGCGGATGAAGCCCGTCTACGATTGGCGCAGCAGGAACTCCGTACCAATCTGCATCGTTTTGCGAAGGCTGGTGTGCGAGCCGTTTATCGACAATTGGATGTGTCGAATCCCTCCAGTGTCCGCCAGGTGTTGGCAGAGATTGTCGCCTCGATGGGCCCCATTCGGGGTTTGATTCACGGGGCGGGTGTGATTGCCGATGCACGCATTGAGCGTAAGACCCGCGAACAATTTGAAGATGTCATGCGTGTGAAGGTTCAGGGGCTGAAGCATCTCCTTGCCGCCATTGATCCATCTCAATTGCGCATGCTGGGGCTATTCTCATCGTTCACAGGTCGATACGGCCGAACGGGACAGGCCGACTACGCGATTGCCAATGAAATTCTCAATAAGCAGGCGCGGGCCTGGGCAGCGCAGCATCCCGAGTGTCATGTGACCTCGTGGAACTGGGGGCCGTGGGATGGCGGAATGGTGAATGATCAGTTGCGAGCCATTTTTGCCAAAGAACAGGTGGGATTGATTCCCCTTCGGGAAGGTGCTTCGATTTTTGCCAGTGAGTATTGCCAGTCGACCGAGCGGCCGGTCGAAATCGTCGTTCTGGCACCTGTGCAACCGACGGCTGCTGCATCACTCGTTGAGTCAGAAACGCCCATTGAAAAGACAAAGCCAGTCGTGGCCAGTCGACAGGGGTTTGATCGATTACTGTCAGTCAATGACCATCCTTTTCTGGATGATCATGTCATTGGAGGAAAAGCGGTCCTTCCGCTGGCGATAATGCTCGAATGGATAGCTCATGGGGCAGCTCATCTATCCCCGGGGATGGCACTGAGTGGTTTTGAGAACGTCAAAGTGATGAAAGGTGTCCGCCTCAGTTCTCATGAACTCGCTCAACTCAAAGTTCAACTGGAGCCTTTTGCCGAAGCTGACAGCCCTCGCCATACCAGTGGATGGGTTCAACCATGGCACGCCCGGCTGAACAGCGAGGCGACTGGACGAACGCTGCTGCACGCCACGGCAGACGTCATCATGACGGGGCAGACCATCGATCCACCTCCTTTAACCACCACCAACGAATTGCGAGGAGACTCGTTTGATCGTTCGATCCTTCCCGCTGATCTGTATCAGGAATGGTTGTTTCATGGCCCTCTGATGCAGGGCATCGAGCAGGTTCTGACCTGCAATGAACAACAAGTCAGCGTGATCTCGCGCGTGGCTGAGGCCCCTCGGTTGTGGATGCATAAACCTCATCGTCACAGCTGGCTTATTGATCCACTTGTATTGGATGTGGTCTTTCAGATGGCGATTGTCTGGGCATGGCAACAGCGTGGCATGCCGTCGTTACCGACTGGAATTCGCCGCATTGAACTTCTCCAAAGAAAGTGGCCTGCTGAAGGTGTGATCGTCACGTGCCGCATCAAAAAGGCAACAGCCCATGTCGTCAGCATGGATGGGGAAATCCTGAATCGACAAGGCCAGATCCTGGCACGTTTGGAAGGAGTGGATTCCCTGATGGATGCCTCACTCAAACCGGCATTTGCAGCCCGCAGTCTGAGCCATGGGCAACTCCTCAATCGATAA
- a CDS encoding PfaD family polyunsaturated fatty acid/polyketide biosynthesis protein, producing the protein MTTTSAGPRPSAGNPSAAWASPREPQAVAQLLARLNWPLSVNAHEPDSAPQDYRIEPWHGSAKGHLLGIIPALHPDQLGSAAFRQYHGVRYAYMSGAMAAGIGSESIVEEMAQSGMLGIFGAAGLSPERVEQALTRLEQNCGGKPWGANLIHSPSEPRLEAAVTDLYLRRNVRLVEASAFLDLTPNIIRYRLSGVHQRGHEIVVPNRVVAKVSRVEVATKFMSPAPPKLVAHMVSTGVLTEEQGRLAAYIPVAQDVTAEADSGGHTDNRPLVSLLPSLIALRDRLQDEFKFAEPVRVGAAGGIATPQSTAAAYLMGAAYVMVGSVHQACVESGTSDVVRKLLAEAQQADCIMAPAADMFEMGVKLQVLRRGTMFAMRATKLHELYRTYASVDDIPVAERQQIEKTMFQTTLDHVWQQTVEFFTRRDPRQLERAEKEPKHKMALIFRWYLGQSSRWANQGLPERRLDYQIWCGPSMGAFNEWTKGTFLAEPPARKVSTVALNLLYGAAYVQRANALQWTGFPVHPDWQRVIPQERQTLLDLIN; encoded by the coding sequence ATGACGACAACATCGGCTGGCCCACGACCCTCGGCAGGAAATCCTTCTGCAGCCTGGGCCTCACCTCGTGAACCTCAAGCCGTGGCCCAGCTTCTGGCACGGCTCAACTGGCCATTGTCAGTGAACGCCCATGAACCCGATTCTGCACCTCAGGACTATCGCATCGAACCCTGGCATGGATCCGCGAAAGGGCATTTACTAGGAATCATTCCGGCACTCCACCCTGACCAACTGGGCTCGGCCGCCTTCAGGCAATATCATGGCGTCAGATATGCCTACATGTCCGGTGCCATGGCGGCAGGGATTGGTTCCGAATCCATTGTGGAAGAAATGGCTCAGTCGGGCATGCTGGGGATTTTTGGGGCAGCCGGTCTTTCGCCCGAACGTGTTGAACAGGCCCTGACCAGGCTGGAGCAGAATTGTGGCGGGAAGCCATGGGGCGCAAATTTGATTCACAGCCCCAGTGAACCGCGGCTCGAAGCGGCTGTGACAGATCTGTATCTCCGGCGAAATGTCCGGCTGGTCGAGGCTTCTGCATTCCTGGATCTGACACCCAATATCATTCGATATCGGCTCTCCGGTGTGCATCAGCGTGGACACGAAATCGTGGTCCCCAACCGTGTCGTCGCAAAAGTTTCTCGCGTGGAAGTCGCTACGAAATTCATGTCCCCCGCACCTCCTAAGCTCGTGGCCCACATGGTCTCAACGGGAGTGCTGACCGAAGAACAGGGACGTCTGGCGGCCTATATTCCTGTCGCTCAGGATGTGACTGCTGAAGCCGATTCGGGTGGCCATACGGATAACCGCCCGCTGGTATCGCTGCTGCCTTCGCTGATTGCCCTGCGCGATCGCCTTCAGGATGAATTCAAGTTTGCCGAACCAGTGCGAGTCGGTGCCGCCGGGGGGATTGCCACACCCCAATCGACAGCCGCTGCCTATCTGATGGGTGCCGCCTATGTGATGGTGGGCTCTGTTCATCAGGCATGTGTGGAATCCGGAACCAGCGATGTCGTGCGAAAACTGTTAGCCGAAGCTCAGCAGGCCGACTGCATTATGGCACCGGCTGCCGACATGTTCGAGATGGGCGTTAAGCTGCAGGTCTTGCGACGGGGCACTATGTTCGCCATGCGAGCCACCAAGCTGCACGAACTCTATCGCACCTATGCTTCGGTTGATGATATCCCAGTCGCTGAACGTCAGCAGATCGAAAAGACGATGTTCCAGACCACACTCGACCACGTGTGGCAACAGACCGTCGAATTCTTCACCAGACGGGACCCACGTCAGCTTGAACGTGCTGAAAAAGAGCCAAAACATAAAATGGCGTTGATTTTCCGCTGGTATCTGGGCCAGTCTTCACGCTGGGCGAATCAAGGCTTGCCAGAACGCCGACTCGACTACCAGATCTGGTGCGGCCCTTCGATGGGAGCCTTTAATGAATGGACGAAGGGCACGTTCCTCGCTGAACCTCCGGCCAGAAAAGTAAGCACTGTCGCTTTGAATCTGCTCTACGGAGCAGCCTATGTGCAGCGAGCCAATGCCTTGCAATGGACAGGCTTTCCTGTTCATCCTGATTGGCAGAGAGTTATCCCTCAGGAGAGACAAACACTTCTCGACTTGATCAACTGA